In the Leptospira sp. WS4.C2 genome, one interval contains:
- a CDS encoding ArsR/SmtB family transcription factor, with translation MNAFAALADDTRRDIVRLVAKNGELTSTEISQNFPMSPPAISQHLKVLKEANVLQMKKDAQKRIYSLNQSGMKEMEDWMIEIRNLWTKRLDKLDRYVMKLKMERSHDKK, from the coding sequence ATGAATGCTTTTGCTGCTTTAGCAGATGATACGAGAAGGGATATTGTGAGACTCGTGGCAAAAAACGGGGAACTGACCTCCACGGAAATCAGCCAAAATTTCCCAATGAGTCCTCCTGCAATTTCGCAACATTTGAAAGTGCTAAAAGAAGCAAATGTCCTTCAGATGAAAAAGGATGCGCAGAAACGGATTTATAGTCTGAACCAATCAGGAATGAAGGAAATGGAAGATTGGATGATTGAAATCAGAAATCTATGGACCAAACGTTTAGACAAACTGGATCGATATGTAATGAAACTAAAAATGGAGAGATCCCATGATAAAAAATAA
- a CDS encoding SRPBCC domain-containing protein, with translation MIKNNTETVMANNKVTYKRYFDVSADLLFEVWSQGEHLTEWWGPDGFTLTINSLDFSNGGIWDFVMHGPDGHNYKNKIQFIEIKKPFSITYKHIGDGEGDEDVDFQSRIVFEGAGEGTHLIMEQIFSSKAELERVNAKYGAIEGGKQHIGNLATYLDKILKTN, from the coding sequence ATGATAAAAAATAATACAGAGACAGTTATGGCGAATAACAAGGTGACTTATAAAAGATATTTTGACGTATCAGCTGACTTACTTTTTGAAGTCTGGTCGCAAGGGGAACACCTTACGGAATGGTGGGGTCCCGATGGCTTTACATTAACCATCAATAGTTTGGATTTTTCGAATGGTGGAATCTGGGATTTTGTAATGCATGGTCCCGACGGGCATAACTACAAAAACAAAATTCAATTTATAGAGATCAAAAAACCGTTTTCCATTACCTATAAACATATTGGCGATGGAGAGGGCGACGAGGATGTCGACTTCCAATCACGAATTGTATTTGAAGGAGCAGGGGAAGGAACTCATCTCATCATGGAACAAATTTTTTCAAGTAAGGCTGAACTGGAACGAGTGAACGCAAAGTATGGTGCCATCGAAGGTGGAAAACAACACATCGGGAATTTGGCAACGTATTTGGATAAAATTTTAAAGACAAACTGA
- a CDS encoding transposase family protein, with amino-acid sequence MELTLDERHAIIKILSRKYSLSSKKQKSYLVDELVYLSGFNRTYATRVLRQYAINPQRPKSVKRSGRTTIYGEDVKKALEKIWVIMDYICGKRLAPFLPEIISKLESFKEVEFPLSVKEKLMRISASSIDRLLKDAKRKLGRKGSSTTRHGKYYLIDQIPIKTFAEWDHTVPGFVQVDLVAHNGGNTYGGFLSTLNATDVSTGWTTCTLVRDKTQFQMLKAFIKMKSSFPFPLKGFHSDNGAEFINETIVAFKEKYKLEFTRGRAYKKNDNPHIEQKNYTIVRRNTGYLRYDKPEHAEILRELYHNLNLYVNYFQPIMILLEKHRKGAKAIRKYDYPKTPFQRLIESKEIDKKTKQKEKAIYETLNPADLKRKINECQNRLIHLAAPLRAPNEIVKVRRKKMITHTMSPKERNHNLKNPNPFLEKQKFEELRRAAKLIWEQRK; translated from the coding sequence ATGGAGCTTACTTTGGACGAAAGACATGCAATCATTAAGATACTCTCGAGGAAGTACAGCCTTAGCTCGAAAAAACAAAAATCATATCTAGTCGATGAACTTGTTTATTTGTCTGGTTTTAATCGGACATATGCCACAAGAGTTCTCAGGCAATATGCAATCAACCCACAGAGACCGAAGTCCGTAAAGCGATCTGGACGAACCACTATTTATGGTGAAGACGTTAAAAAGGCTCTCGAGAAGATTTGGGTCATCATGGATTACATTTGTGGGAAAAGACTGGCACCTTTCCTACCTGAGATCATCTCCAAATTGGAATCATTTAAAGAGGTTGAATTTCCACTTTCAGTGAAAGAGAAACTCATGAGAATCAGTGCCTCAAGTATTGATCGTCTCTTGAAGGATGCAAAACGAAAACTCGGCAGGAAAGGATCCTCAACAACAAGGCATGGAAAATACTATCTAATCGATCAGATACCAATTAAAACATTCGCAGAATGGGATCATACGGTTCCAGGCTTTGTTCAGGTGGATCTGGTTGCTCATAATGGTGGTAATACCTATGGAGGGTTTTTATCGACTTTAAATGCAACAGATGTTTCTACTGGATGGACCACATGCACTCTCGTTAGAGATAAAACACAATTTCAAATGCTTAAAGCATTTATTAAAATGAAATCCTCGTTTCCTTTCCCATTGAAAGGATTTCATTCGGATAATGGCGCTGAGTTCATAAATGAAACTATTGTTGCGTTTAAAGAAAAATACAAACTAGAGTTCACCCGAGGAAGAGCGTATAAAAAAAATGATAATCCTCACATTGAGCAAAAGAATTACACCATTGTAAGAAGGAACACAGGTTACTTGCGATATGACAAACCCGAACATGCTGAAATTCTAAGGGAACTTTATCATAATCTCAATTTGTATGTGAATTACTTCCAACCCATTATGATTTTGTTGGAAAAACATAGAAAAGGGGCAAAGGCAATCAGGAAATATGATTATCCCAAAACTCCTTTCCAAAGATTGATAGAATCAAAGGAAATAGATAAGAAAACCAAACAAAAAGAAAAAGCTATCTACGAGACTTTAAATCCTGCAGATCTCAAAAGAAAAATCAATGAGTGTCAAAATCGATTGATTCACTTGGCTGCCCCACTCCGTGCTCCCAATGAAATTGTAAAAGTGCGTAGAAAGAAAATGATTACTCACACAATGAGTCCAAAAGAAAGAAATCATAATCTTAAAAATCCAAATCCATTTCTCGAAAAACAAAAATTCGAAGAATTAAGAAGAGCAGCAAAATTAATTTGGGAGCAACGAAAATAA
- a CDS encoding DoxX family membrane protein gives MKIAYTIVRILLGALFLFSSVVILFNLVEQPETTGNLKIFNDGIKASGYLMTLIKVTELVVAIAFLTGRFVPLASIVIAPVAINIFLVHLTIAPEGLPVGIFVVVANAFIAYVNWNVYKPLFVPVNK, from the coding sequence ATGAAAATTGCGTATACAATTGTTAGGATTTTGCTTGGAGCATTGTTCTTGTTTTCTTCCGTCGTGATCCTCTTTAATTTAGTGGAACAACCAGAAACGACTGGAAATTTAAAAATATTTAACGATGGAATCAAGGCTTCTGGGTATTTAATGACTCTGATTAAAGTGACAGAACTTGTGGTAGCCATTGCTTTCCTGACTGGCCGGTTCGTTCCTTTAGCTTCCATTGTCATTGCACCGGTCGCTATCAACATTTTTCTAGTCCACCTAACGATTGCACCAGAAGGATTGCCTGTTGGTATTTTTGTTGTTGTTGCTAACGCATTTATTGCCTATGTGAATTGGAATGTATACAAACCATTGTTTGTTCCTGTAAACAAATAG
- a CDS encoding SulP family inorganic anion transporter produces MFSKLKQDIPSGLVVFLVALPLCLGVALASGAPLLSGVISGVIGGIVVGILSHSNTSVSGPAAGLVTLVLAAIAGLGDYRTFLLAVLLAGCIQIVIGLLRGGFIANYIPSNVIQGLLASIGIILILKQIPHAVGFDVDPEEDFIFFQKDGENTFSELLNLFKFFSWGAVLIAISSLALMVGYDKTKWKLLKFLPSPVLVILLGIFLNGIFHTYIPEWYLSQKHLVSIPNIKNWESVFFFPNFSAIANTKVWYFAVTIASFATLETLLNLDAVERIDPHKRLASPNRELVAQGIGNSLSGLIGGLPITSVIVRSSVNIYAGAESKFSTIFHGILLSLSVVFFGSFLNLIPLSSLAVILIVTGFKLTNLNIYQSIYKKGIYQFLPFIATIFAIIFTDLLTGVLIGLSISFIFILKNNYKNPFSVETETLNIGETVRIELPNQVSFLNKASIKDTLWAIPENSKLIVDASNCNFIDHDILEVLEEFKTVVSVEKKIQLNLIGLKDSYELSDQVQFVNILDKEAQQKLTPDEILDFLKRGNERFVKGKWSEKYFKHQVNATAFGQNPIAVVLSCIDSRTSPEIIFDAGLGDIISIRIAGNIVNEEILGSLELSCAKIGTKLIVVLGHSNCGAVSSALYALREGNIASITNKIQKAIDESEKIIHPIQKENEHIFNHVVKANVKNSIHEILSNSPFLSEKVSSKEIKIVSGFYDTSSGEVQFFETVE; encoded by the coding sequence ATGTTTTCTAAATTAAAACAAGATATTCCATCTGGCCTTGTCGTATTTTTAGTCGCTCTTCCCTTATGTTTAGGAGTGGCATTAGCCAGTGGAGCCCCTTTATTATCCGGTGTGATCTCAGGAGTCATTGGCGGGATTGTTGTTGGAATCCTTAGTCATTCGAATACTAGCGTGAGTGGACCTGCGGCAGGCCTTGTGACATTGGTGTTAGCTGCCATTGCAGGCCTTGGTGATTATCGCACATTTCTTCTTGCCGTTTTATTAGCCGGTTGTATTCAGATTGTCATTGGTCTTTTACGCGGTGGGTTTATAGCAAACTACATCCCGTCTAACGTGATCCAGGGATTACTTGCCTCCATTGGGATCATTCTTATCTTAAAACAAATTCCCCATGCCGTTGGGTTTGACGTAGATCCAGAAGAAGACTTTATTTTCTTTCAAAAAGATGGGGAAAACACTTTTTCTGAACTTTTGAATCTATTCAAATTCTTCTCTTGGGGTGCGGTTTTAATCGCCATTTCTTCTTTGGCGTTGATGGTGGGTTACGACAAAACCAAATGGAAACTTTTGAAATTTTTACCATCTCCGGTCCTTGTGATTCTCTTGGGGATATTCTTGAACGGTATCTTTCATACCTATATTCCAGAGTGGTATCTTTCCCAAAAACATTTAGTATCGATTCCCAATATCAAAAATTGGGAATCGGTGTTTTTCTTTCCTAATTTTTCAGCGATTGCAAACACCAAGGTTTGGTATTTTGCTGTCACAATTGCTTCCTTTGCCACTCTGGAAACACTACTCAATTTGGATGCAGTGGAAAGGATTGATCCACACAAAAGGCTCGCATCCCCTAACAGAGAACTTGTGGCTCAAGGCATAGGAAACTCACTTTCTGGTTTGATTGGAGGCCTTCCCATTACCTCTGTGATTGTTCGAAGTTCCGTAAATATCTATGCCGGGGCCGAATCCAAATTTTCCACGATCTTTCACGGAATTTTATTGTCTCTTAGTGTTGTTTTCTTTGGGTCCTTCTTAAATTTGATTCCCTTATCTTCTTTAGCTGTGATCTTAATTGTAACCGGTTTTAAACTCACGAATTTAAACATTTACCAATCAATCTACAAAAAGGGGATTTACCAATTCCTTCCTTTCATTGCAACTATTTTTGCCATTATTTTCACTGATCTTTTAACAGGAGTTCTGATTGGACTCTCTATCAGTTTTATTTTTATCCTAAAGAATAATTATAAAAATCCTTTCTCCGTAGAAACAGAAACCTTAAATATCGGAGAAACGGTAAGAATTGAATTACCAAACCAAGTTTCTTTTTTAAATAAAGCCTCTATCAAAGATACACTTTGGGCAATCCCGGAGAATTCCAAATTGATTGTGGATGCATCCAATTGTAATTTCATTGACCATGATATCTTAGAAGTTTTGGAAGAATTTAAAACAGTTGTTTCTGTTGAAAAGAAGATCCAATTAAATTTGATCGGACTAAAGGATTCTTATGAACTCAGTGATCAGGTTCAGTTCGTAAATATTTTAGACAAGGAAGCCCAACAAAAGCTGACTCCAGATGAAATCTTAGATTTTCTAAAACGAGGGAATGAAAGGTTTGTTAAAGGAAAATGGTCAGAAAAGTATTTCAAACATCAAGTCAATGCAACTGCCTTTGGTCAAAATCCCATTGCAGTAGTGTTGTCTTGTATTGATTCCAGAACAAGTCCTGAAATTATTTTTGATGCTGGTCTTGGAGATATCATTTCGATCCGCATTGCAGGAAATATCGTCAACGAGGAAATCCTAGGAAGTTTGGAGTTGTCTTGTGCAAAAATTGGAACAAAACTGATCGTTGTATTGGGACATTCCAATTGTGGAGCTGTTTCTAGTGCTCTTTATGCACTTCGTGAGGGAAATATTGCGAGCATTACAAACAAAATCCAAAAAGCAATTGATGAATCAGAAAAAATCATCCATCCCATTCAAAAAGAAAATGAACACATTTTTAATCATGTAGTGAAAGCAAATGTGAAAAATTCAATCCATGAAATCTTATCCAACAGTCCCTTCCTTTCAGAAAAAGTGAGTTCTAAAGAAATTAAAATAGTCTCAGGGTTTTATGATACTTCTTCTGGTGAGGTTCAGTTTTTCGAAACCGTTGAATAA
- a CDS encoding succinate dehydrogenase cytochrome b subunit has translation MTLSLDFFRSSIGKKIIMAITGFIWFGFVIAHMVGNLQVFQGPEKLNTYAKFLKDLGPLLWVARIGLIVAFFGHVFTAIQLKIENTTARPVSYAKGSTIQASVASRTMAYSGLLLLTFLVYHLAHFTLGFTNPDHYTHEYILKNGDVVHDVYAMVILGFQNPVIAGTYVVFMIFLALHFSHALGSMFQTLGILAPKHNPTIQKLSTGLGLIIFLGNSSMPISILLGYVR, from the coding sequence ATGACGTTGAGTCTAGACTTCTTTCGGTCCTCAATTGGAAAGAAGATCATAATGGCCATTACCGGATTTATCTGGTTTGGATTCGTGATCGCCCACATGGTCGGAAACTTACAAGTTTTCCAAGGACCAGAAAAATTAAACACCTACGCAAAGTTTCTTAAGGATTTAGGTCCCCTATTATGGGTGGCAAGGATTGGATTGATCGTGGCCTTCTTTGGACATGTATTCACAGCCATCCAACTAAAGATTGAGAATACAACGGCAAGACCTGTCTCCTATGCGAAAGGATCTACAATCCAAGCTTCTGTTGCTTCCCGCACCATGGCTTATAGTGGACTCCTTCTTCTTACGTTTCTTGTGTACCACCTCGCACATTTTACTTTAGGATTCACTAACCCAGACCATTACACTCACGAATACATTCTTAAAAATGGAGATGTGGTTCACGATGTGTATGCGATGGTCATCCTTGGATTTCAAAATCCAGTCATCGCTGGTACCTATGTCGTTTTTATGATCTTCCTTGCTCTTCATTTTTCTCATGCTTTGGGATCAATGTTTCAGACTTTGGGAATTCTTGCACCAAAACACAACCCCACCATTCAGAAACTATCCACAGGACTTGGTCTTATCATTTTCCTGGGAAATAGTTCCATGCCGATCTCGATTTTACTCGGGTATGTCCGTTAA
- a CDS encoding fumarate reductase/succinate dehydrogenase flavoprotein subunit: MKLDAKIPSGPLEQKWDKHKQDIKLVNPANKRKYKVIIVGTGLAGASAAATLSELGYQVSVFCFQDSPRRAHSIAAQGGINAAKNYQNDGDSVYRLFYDTVKGGDFRAREANVYRLAHESTNIIDQCVAQGVPFAREYGGTLSNRSFGGAQVSRTFYAKGQTGQQLLLGAYSALEKQIARGAVKMYPRTEMLELVLVDGHAKGIVVRDLVTGEISSHAGDAVILASGGYGNVFYLSTNAKGSNVTATYRAYKKGAGFANPCYTQIHPTCIPQAGDYQSKLTLMSESLRNDGRVWVPKKKDDLRAPHEIPEEERDYYLERKYPSYGNLAPRDISSRSAKEACDNGLGVGPKVGDKRLGVYLDFSDSIKRLGEPVVADRYDNLFQMYERITGENPYKVPMRIYPAVHYTMGGLWVDYNLMSNVPGLHVLGEANFSDHGANRLGASALMQGLADGYFVIPYTIGDYFAREGHKNISTDRPEFKEAEARVREMTNKLLAINGKKTPDDFHRALGKIMWDQCGMARNEKGLKDALKKIPELREEFWQNVKVAGSGSELNQELEKAGRVADYLEFGELLCLDALTREESCGGHFREEHQTEDGEAKRNDDKFCHVTAWEYKGEGKAPEEHREKLEYENIHLAVRSYK; the protein is encoded by the coding sequence ATGAAATTAGATGCAAAGATTCCGTCGGGTCCCTTGGAACAAAAATGGGACAAACACAAACAAGACATCAAACTTGTAAACCCGGCAAACAAACGTAAGTATAAAGTCATCATTGTAGGAACTGGTCTTGCAGGTGCTTCTGCTGCTGCAACACTATCAGAACTTGGTTACCAAGTATCTGTTTTCTGTTTCCAAGACAGTCCGAGGCGCGCTCACTCCATTGCTGCCCAAGGTGGTATCAACGCGGCAAAGAATTACCAAAATGACGGTGACTCTGTATACAGATTGTTCTACGACACTGTAAAAGGTGGTGACTTCCGCGCAAGAGAAGCAAACGTATATCGTTTGGCTCATGAGTCGACTAACATCATTGACCAATGTGTGGCACAAGGAGTTCCTTTTGCTCGTGAGTATGGGGGAACCCTTTCCAACCGGTCTTTCGGTGGAGCGCAAGTATCCCGTACTTTTTATGCCAAAGGACAAACCGGCCAACAGTTGTTACTCGGAGCCTATTCAGCCCTAGAAAAACAAATCGCTCGTGGTGCAGTCAAAATGTATCCAAGAACGGAAATGTTGGAACTGGTTCTTGTGGATGGACATGCTAAAGGAATCGTAGTTCGAGATTTAGTGACTGGTGAGATATCTTCTCATGCAGGGGATGCGGTCATCCTCGCTTCTGGTGGCTACGGAAACGTATTTTACTTATCAACGAATGCAAAAGGTTCTAACGTAACGGCAACTTACCGTGCTTACAAAAAAGGTGCTGGATTTGCAAACCCTTGTTATACGCAAATCCACCCGACTTGTATTCCCCAAGCAGGAGACTACCAATCTAAATTAACTCTGATGTCTGAATCTCTCCGTAACGACGGACGGGTTTGGGTTCCAAAGAAAAAGGATGACCTTCGTGCCCCACACGAAATTCCAGAAGAGGAAAGAGACTATTATCTTGAGAGAAAATATCCTTCTTACGGTAACTTAGCTCCTCGGGACATCTCTTCTCGTTCGGCGAAAGAAGCTTGTGATAATGGTTTAGGTGTGGGTCCGAAAGTTGGGGACAAACGTCTCGGTGTGTATTTGGATTTTTCTGATTCCATCAAACGTTTGGGTGAACCCGTGGTTGCGGATCGTTACGACAACCTCTTCCAAATGTATGAACGCATTACGGGTGAAAACCCTTACAAAGTTCCTATGCGTATTTATCCTGCCGTTCACTATACAATGGGTGGACTTTGGGTAGACTACAACCTGATGTCCAATGTTCCTGGTCTCCACGTTCTTGGGGAAGCAAACTTCTCTGACCATGGTGCCAACCGACTCGGAGCTTCGGCCCTCATGCAAGGCCTTGCGGATGGATACTTTGTGATCCCTTACACCATTGGTGATTATTTCGCAAGAGAAGGTCATAAGAATATCTCCACTGACAGACCGGAATTCAAAGAAGCTGAAGCTCGTGTTCGTGAGATGACAAACAAACTCCTCGCCATCAACGGTAAAAAAACTCCAGACGATTTCCATAGAGCTCTCGGTAAAATCATGTGGGATCAGTGCGGGATGGCTCGTAATGAAAAAGGTTTAAAAGACGCCCTAAAAAAAATTCCAGAACTTCGGGAAGAATTCTGGCAAAACGTAAAAGTTGCAGGATCAGGCTCCGAACTCAACCAAGAGTTGGAAAAAGCGGGTCGTGTTGCCGACTACCTAGAGTTTGGTGAACTACTTTGTTTAGATGCACTCACGCGAGAAGAATCTTGTGGTGGTCATTTCCGTGAGGAACACCAAACAGAAGATGGAGAAGCAAAACGTAACGATGATAAATTCTGCCACGTAACTGCTTGGGAATATAAGGGAGAGGGAAAGGCTCCTGAAGAACACCGCGAAAAACTCGAGTATGAAAACATCCACCTAGCCGTAAGGAGCTACAAATAA
- a CDS encoding succinate dehydrogenase/fumarate reductase iron-sulfur subunit, which translates to MKLHLKVWRQKDKNDKGRMVSYEANNISEHMSFLEMLDVVNDDLIKKGDDPIAFDHDCREGICGACSMVINGVPHGPEKGTTTCQLHMRKFKDGDTVYIEPWRAKAFPVAKDLIVDRSAFDRIIQAGGYVSINTGGAPDGNALPIPKVDADLAMDAATCIGCGACVAACKNASAMLFVSAKVSHLALLPQGVVEKKERVRKMVSAMDKEGFGNCTNQYECEAACPKEISVNFITKLNREYISS; encoded by the coding sequence ATGAAGTTACACCTTAAAGTTTGGCGACAAAAAGATAAAAACGATAAAGGTCGTATGGTTAGTTATGAAGCAAACAACATCAGCGAACATATGTCTTTCCTTGAGATGTTGGATGTTGTCAACGATGACCTAATCAAAAAGGGTGATGACCCTATCGCTTTTGACCATGACTGCCGCGAAGGAATTTGTGGGGCTTGTTCTATGGTGATCAACGGTGTTCCGCATGGTCCCGAAAAAGGAACTACCACTTGCCAGTTACATATGCGTAAGTTCAAAGACGGTGATACGGTTTATATCGAACCATGGAGAGCCAAAGCTTTCCCGGTAGCAAAAGACCTAATTGTCGATCGTTCTGCATTTGACCGAATCATCCAAGCAGGTGGATATGTATCCATAAACACCGGTGGAGCACCAGACGGAAACGCACTGCCAATACCAAAAGTGGATGCAGACCTCGCCATGGACGCGGCCACTTGTATCGGATGCGGGGCTTGTGTAGCAGCTTGTAAAAATGCATCTGCGATGCTTTTTGTATCCGCAAAAGTTTCGCACTTAGCTCTCCTTCCACAAGGGGTTGTTGAGAAAAAAGAACGAGTTCGTAAGATGGTAAGTGCTATGGACAAAGAAGGTTTTGGAAATTGTACGAACCAATACGAATGTGAAGCTGCTTGCCCGAAAGAAATTTCTGTAAACTTCATCACAAAGTTAAACAGAGAGTATATTTCGAGCTAA
- a CDS encoding glycosyltransferase family 2 protein, producing MERPLVSIIIPTFNRRRVVERAIQSVIGQTYPHWELHIIDDGSTDGSWSELLSKLPGWKKKLTSFGRNQKSIQVHQTEHRGVSGARNFGITKAEGEWIAFLDSDDEWYPEKLTKQIEFHKIHPEYSFSQTKEVWNKKGNLLEPKGKYQKVAGNFLKESLEICMVTCSSFLAHRETLKSIGLFRSELPVCEDYDLWNRILLKGYSIGLLEENLMVRYGGHDDQLSNQYKALERFRLYSLLLTKEELRENGKWDLLPMESKTLVQKAIQSRGETIIQGRTKRGKDINWLQSLMEDFQSEKIISKRELQALLDDSLF from the coding sequence ATGGAACGACCTTTGGTTTCCATAATCATTCCTACATTCAATCGCCGACGGGTCGTAGAACGTGCGATCCAATCAGTCATTGGACAAACGTATCCACACTGGGAACTTCATATCATCGACGACGGTTCCACAGACGGATCCTGGAGTGAATTACTCTCGAAATTGCCGGGTTGGAAAAAAAAACTCACATCGTTCGGACGAAACCAAAAGTCCATCCAAGTCCACCAAACAGAACATAGGGGAGTGAGTGGGGCCAGAAATTTTGGAATCACAAAAGCCGAGGGGGAATGGATTGCTTTTTTAGATTCGGATGACGAGTGGTATCCGGAAAAACTAACCAAACAAATCGAATTTCATAAAATTCATCCCGAATATTCATTTTCTCAAACGAAGGAAGTTTGGAATAAAAAGGGAAATCTTTTAGAACCCAAGGGGAAGTATCAAAAAGTCGCCGGGAATTTTTTAAAGGAATCCTTGGAAATTTGTATGGTGACCTGTTCTAGTTTTTTAGCACATAGAGAAACTTTAAAATCTATTGGCCTATTTCGCTCAGAACTCCCTGTCTGCGAAGATTATGATTTATGGAATCGGATTTTACTAAAGGGGTATTCCATCGGGTTATTGGAAGAAAATTTAATGGTGCGTTATGGTGGCCACGACGACCAACTTTCAAACCAGTATAAGGCCCTAGAAAGATTTCGTTTGTATTCGCTACTTCTCACCAAGGAAGAACTTCGAGAAAACGGGAAATGGGATTTGTTACCAATGGAATCCAAAACTCTAGTCCAAAAAGCCATCCAATCGCGGGGAGAAACTATCATTCAAGGTAGGACTAAAAGAGGGAAGGATATTAATTGGTTACAAAGTTTGATGGAAGATTTCCAATCCGAAAAAATCATTTCTAAAAGGGAATTACAGGCTCTACTTGATGATTCTCTATTTTAA